Proteins co-encoded in one Arachis hypogaea cultivar Tifrunner chromosome 13, arahy.Tifrunner.gnm2.J5K5, whole genome shotgun sequence genomic window:
- the LOC112737567 gene encoding G-type lectin S-receptor-like serine/threonine-protein kinase SD3-1, translating into MVLFDDQGMPSWSSQTSNKGVVSASLLDNGNLVLIDREQKVIWQSFDSPDDTLLPGQFLSCDKMLQAASTNLLSSYYTLSMNVSGHLMLLWQGIIPYWTSQNPSVPNLTAYVTNNGALQLLDKNLNVVWTVFGEDHDEYVKYRFLRIDVDGNLRLYSWVEALQSWKSVWQAVQNQCKVFATCGKRGVCVLSSCGTADCVCPFNQTDTDETCFIPYEQKCKHGSTMVAYRHIHLYGLYPIDGPAIMTSVNKCMQLCQNDSSCTAATFSNHVLPQCSIKKSEYVTGYLDPSPNVVSFVKSCSSTSALKFPCQSSPATEEDPHTCVPCLIGISLATIIIGVVLQLGCYYYLFIYKRKTSTRCKYNLPSADTNLKGLVVLLSFSEIKSVTEDFKDRIGPNMFKGMLLNKFPVAVKELIASIDARKFRTAVLKIGGIHHKNLVQLEGYCCESNHRFLVYEYVKNGSLEKYIDDSALCKELTWRKRVDICLSVAQALNYLHSECREFISHGNLKCENVMLDENLKAKVSESGFAIVDGEAVYCAFSAKRDIADFGMLVLTLLTGCRDQSDLCEWSYKELIEGNAANVIDKRIQGGANSNELERVLRIAFWCLQSNEHQRPSMEDVVAVLDGTLSIDPPPPPF; encoded by the coding sequence ATGGTCCTGTTTGATGATCAGGGAATGCCTTCATGGAGCAGCCAAACCAGTAACAAGGGTGTCGTGTCGGCTTCTCTTCTTGACAATGGAAATCTTGTTCTAATCGACAGAGAGCAAAAGGTCATTTGGCAAAGTTTTGATAGTCCAGATGATACGCTTCTCCCAGGACAGTTTCTATCTTGTGATAAGATGCTTCAAGCTGCAAGTACGAATCTACTGTCCAGTTACTACACCCTGTCTATGAATGTTTCGGGACACTTGATGctcctttggcaaggtattaTTCCCTACTGGACAAGCCAAAACCCTTCTGTTCCGAATCTCACTGCATATGTAACAAACAATGGAGCTCTGCAACTTTTAGACAAAAATCTTAATGTTGTTTGGACCGTGTTTGGAGAAGACCACGATGAATATGTTAAATACCGGTTTCTTAGGATAGATGTGGATGGCAATCTCCGCTTATATTCGTGGGTGGAGGCTTTGCAGTCATGGAAATCTGTCTGGCAAGCTGTTCAGAACCAGTGCAAGGTTTTTGCGACTTGCGGTAAACGGGGGGTCTGTGTTTTGTCTTCCTGTGGTACTGCTGATTGTGTGTGCCCTTTCAACCAGACGGACACTGATGAGACTTGTTTCATTCCATATGAACAAAAGTGTAAACATGGTTCCACTATGGTCGCATATAGGCACATACACCTATATGGGCTTTACCCTATTGATGGTCCGGCTATCATGACTAGCGTGAATAAATGTATGCAATTGTGCCAGAATGACTCTAGTTGTACTGCCGCAACCTTTTCTAATCATGTTCTTCCCCAGTGCTCGATAAAGAAATCTGAGTATGTCACTGGCTATTTAGATCCGTCTCCAAACGTGGTATCATTTGTCAAGAGTTGCTCATCTACATCTGCCCTAAAGTTCCCATGTCAAAGCTCACCTGCAACAGAAGAAGATCCTCATACTTGTGTTCCTTGTCTAATAGGAATATCCTTAGCCACAATTATCATCGGTGTTGTCCTTCAACTCGGATGTTATTATTATCTTTTCATCTACAAAAGGAAAACCTCTACTAGATGCAAATACAATTTACCTTCCGCAGACACAAATTTAAAGGGCCTAGTTGTGTTGTTATCTTTTTCAGAGATCAAGAGCGTCACTGAGGATTTCAAAGATCGAATTGGGCCAAATATGTTCAAGGGCATGCTACTAAACAAATTCCCAGTTGCTGTTAAAGAGCTGATTGCATCCATAGATGCAAGGAAGTTCCGGACTGCTGTTCTGAAGATTGGAGGCATCCACCACAAGAACCTTGTGCAGCTGGAGGGCTATTGTTGCGAGTCCAATCATAGATTCTTGGTCTACGAGTACGTCAAAAACGGTTCTCTTGAGAAGTATATAGATGATTCCGCTCTTTGCAAGGAACTGACCTGGAGAAAAAGGGTTGACATATGCTTAAGCGTGGCCCAGGCCCTTAATTATCTTCACTCTGAATGCAGGGAGTTCATAAGTCATGGAAATCTGAAGTGTGAAAATGTCATGTTGGATGAGAACTTAAAAGCCAAGGTGAGCGAATCTGGGTTTGCAATAGTAGACGGCGAGGCAGTGTACTGTGCCTTTTCTGCCAAGAGAGACATAGCAGATTTCGGCATGTTAGTCCTAACCTTATTGACCGGATGTAGAGATCAAAGTGATCTTTGTGAGTGGTCATATAAAGAATTGATAGAAGGGAATGCTGCAAATGTGATTGACAAAAGAATTCAAGGTGGTGCCAATTCAAATGAACTTGAGCGCGTTTTGAGAATCGCATTCTGGTGCCTACAAAGCAATGAACATCAAAGGCCTTCAATGGAGGATGTAGTGGCAGTACTGGACGGAACTTTGAGTATTGATCCACCACCACCTCCATTTTGA